The Desulfosporosinus acidiphilus SJ4 genome has a window encoding:
- a CDS encoding putative polysaccharide biosynthesis protein: MPRRTFVYGATILLGANLLNRLLGFAYQYLIMAHIGGEAYGLFTMVFPLYMLALVFTTAGIPLAIAKMVAEEVSLGRAYQARSIFRLAFWLLTVSGGFVSTSLYFLTPYIAHRIFPDPRVLTIFQICTPAIFIVSISSVFRGYFQGLQNMVPTAVSQICEQVIRVTVGYTTAVQLLKVGVEWAAAGLAIGMLAGEAVGLFVIIIHYQRSKIILTENSGPHPSSRHILSQLWHLASPVTVGRLFSTGLSALDAMLIPQCLLTAGYSAREATTLFGQLGGSAFTLLTFPSVFTFALATSLVPSISEAAAQRQFHILRARSSEAIRLTIMIGIPCLVILFYFSQPLTMFFKSPEISPVLRILALGGIFSYIQQTTTGILQGLGKVQLPVLHSIIAAVLRIPILIYLTSLPQWGLRGTAWAYVIGFIIMAALNLQAITRSSGMPIDLQRFLLQPFSGGIGMLLFFHTLDPKLGGHFIGYSFEFCCGLLLYALILVFNGGITFSDLRRLPWLGKYLKP, translated from the coding sequence ATGCCGAGAAGGACCTTTGTTTATGGGGCAACGATTCTTTTAGGAGCTAATTTATTGAATCGCCTCCTAGGTTTTGCTTATCAATATTTAATCATGGCACATATTGGCGGAGAAGCCTATGGTCTCTTTACTATGGTTTTTCCTCTCTATATGCTTGCTTTGGTTTTTACGACAGCAGGAATTCCCTTAGCTATTGCCAAAATGGTCGCTGAAGAAGTTTCTTTAGGGAGGGCCTACCAAGCCCGTTCCATCTTTCGTCTGGCCTTTTGGCTTCTTACGGTTTCAGGAGGTTTTGTTTCTACCAGTCTCTATTTTCTTACCCCATACATAGCTCATAGAATTTTCCCGGACCCCAGAGTTCTTACAATTTTTCAGATTTGTACACCTGCTATCTTCATTGTCTCAATCTCATCGGTCTTTCGTGGGTATTTTCAGGGACTTCAAAATATGGTTCCTACTGCAGTGAGTCAAATTTGCGAACAGGTAATCCGCGTCACCGTCGGGTATACAACGGCAGTCCAACTTCTCAAAGTCGGTGTTGAATGGGCGGCAGCAGGATTAGCTATAGGTATGCTGGCAGGAGAAGCCGTCGGATTGTTCGTGATTATCATTCATTACCAAAGATCAAAAATAATCTTAACAGAAAACAGCGGCCCCCATCCATCTTCACGGCATATTTTAAGCCAATTATGGCATCTCGCCTCCCCAGTCACAGTCGGCAGGTTATTTTCTACGGGACTTTCTGCCTTAGATGCCATGCTCATCCCTCAGTGCCTTCTCACAGCCGGATACAGTGCTCGGGAAGCAACAACGTTGTTCGGGCAGCTGGGAGGTTCCGCCTTTACCTTACTTACCTTCCCCAGCGTTTTTACGTTTGCCTTAGCGACGTCGCTTGTTCCGTCAATTTCTGAAGCAGCGGCACAACGCCAGTTTCACATCCTTCGTGCCCGCAGTTCCGAAGCTATTCGCTTAACGATCATGATTGGTATCCCCTGTTTGGTTATCTTGTTTTATTTTTCTCAACCACTGACCATGTTTTTTAAAAGTCCGGAAATCTCACCGGTTTTACGAATCTTAGCTTTAGGAGGTATTTTTTCATATATACAGCAAACAACCACAGGAATTTTACAAGGTCTCGGTAAGGTCCAACTTCCGGTACTTCATTCCATCATAGCTGCTGTACTGCGGATTCCAATTTTAATCTATCTCACCAGCCTTCCTCAATGGGGGCTTCGGGGAACAGCCTGGGCCTACGTGATTGGTTTTATAATCATGGCCGCCTTAAATCTTCAAGCAATAACCAGAAGCAGCGGTATGCCTATTGACCTTCAGCGTTTTCTCCTCCAACCCTTTAGCGGGGGGATCGGCATGTTGTTATTTTTTCATACTTTAGACCCTAAATTAGGAGGTCACTTCATTGGCTATAGCTTTGAATTTTGTTGCGGACTCTTACTTTACGCTTTAATTTTAGTTTTTAATGGCGGGATAACATTCTCCGATTTAAGACGACTGCCCTGGCTTGGTAAATATTTAAAACCTTAA